The Maridesulfovibrio sp. genomic sequence GGAGCGACAACCAAGCCGCGCGCGGTGACAACCGCGTTAAACAGTGTATCTCCCCCTCGCTGGAATCCAGTGTGGAACTATATGTTACTCCCGGCAGGAAGATTCCTCTGGACAAGCTGCTGGAAAACTGGATCACCGCCCTGCGGCAGCAGGGATTCCCGCTTGATAAAAAAGTAGCTGAAAATAAAGGAAATGTTTCAGGTGCTCCGGCTGTTTTCCGCGAATACAAGGGAAAAACAAACGGCAAAACAGTTGAATCCCTTCTGGCGGCCAGCCGACATAACGGGATCAATTACATCTTCCAAGGCAGCTATCCCGACAATGACCGCGAAGCCGAACAGCTGGTAAGACACTCTCTCAACACATGGAACTTTCCCGAAGGCAACTCCAAAGAGGACACACCATACGACTCCCCGAAAAACGAAGGAACCAGCGGCAGCTTTAAAGATATTGGCAGCTGCTGGGCATGGGGATTATGGAAAGCCCCTTCAGGAGCATCTGTAGTCATTCTGCCTGACGGAAGAGCTATCTTCGACGGCAGCACCCTGAGACACTGGCGTCCCACGGATAAAAAAGACACGATCATAATGGAAATTCCCGGCAAATGGGGTGGCGGGAGCGCCATGTGGACCCATCCCGAGGGACGCTACGACGTGGTGATTCAGGAAGAATTCCCCGAAGCCCGGCAGATTCTTTTCCGCGAATCATGGGAATACAGCTTTAAAGGTAAGACGTTCAAGGCCTGCCACCATTAGCAGTGGCTACGCAGCTAAATGACAAAAAAGGGCTTTCCACTTCAGGTGGAAAGCCCTTTTTTGTCAGCCGCAACCCCGATGGTCACGACAAAAGCCAGTCAGGAAATTTTTAGCTTTTTTTCATACGCCGCAGCCGGGCCCGGCCTTCGGCAATCATTGACTCAAGGCCGTACCGTTTAACTCTGTAGCCCATCTGCCTAGCGGAAAGGCCAAGGGTTTCTGCGGCCTTGTACTGAATCCAGCCACTGCGCTCCAAGGCGGCAACCACCTCATTCCGCTCTACTTCCTTAAGCGAGGTGCAATGGGGAAGCGCATCATTTGCTGCAGGGGAAGAGGATTCGCTTCCGGAATTGCCGGGAACCCCACGCTGTCCCGGTGCGAGGTATGATTTAAGGAACTCAAGGGTGATATATTCGGAGTCAGACATAATCACCAAGCGTTCCAGCAGGTTCTGCATCTCACGCACATTGCCCGGCCAATCATAAATCATGAGAGAATCAAGGGCCGCCGGAGTAAAAAACATCTTGCGCCCGTAATCATCGGCCATTTTCTGGATAAAGTAATTCAAAAGCCCGGTAATATCCTCTTTGCGCTCTCTGAGCGGAGGCACGGTGATGGGGAAAATATTCAAACGGTAATAGAGATCCAGACGAAACTCATTACGTTCCACCAGTACTCCAAGATCCCGGTTGGTAGCCGCAAGGATGCGCACATCAATATTTCGCGTCTTGTTTGACCCTATCCTTTCCAGCTCTTTCTCCTGCAGGACACGCAAAAGCTTGGCCTGCAGGTTCATGGGGAACTCCCCGATCTCATCAAGAAATATTGTACCGCCGTCAGCTTCTTCAAAACGTCCCGGTCTGGTGGATGCAGCCCCGGTAAATGATCCCTTTTCATGTCCGAAGAGTTCTGATTCCAACAGATTTTCCGGGATAGAGGCACAGTTTACCTTGATAAAAGGATGCTTGCTGCGGTCAGACAACTCGTGGATGATCTTGGCCATGAGTGTTTTACCTACACCGGATTCACCAAGCAGCAGAACTGTGGCCTTGGTTGGAGCCACTTTCTCCAACTGCCGCTGAACTTCGACCATGGCCGAGCTATGCCCGACAATATATAGACCCTTGGACTTTTTAGAAATCTGGTACTTGAGAGAAGTATTTTCGCGCTTGAGGGCAGCTTCGCGCTCAAGGATTTTTTCATTAAGGCTTATGAACTGGCCGATAAGGGTGGCTACGATTTTCAAAAAATCGATATCTTCTTCCGCTGCAATTTCATCACCGAAAATACGGTCAACATTCAAAACACCGATCGGCTCGCTGTGGAGGATAATCGGCACTCCTATGAATCCGGTCTTGGCACGCTCGATCTTGCGGGCCCCGGTTTTGTCCAGAAATAAAGGTTCCTTGGTTATGTCCGGCACAGAGTAGGGTTCCCCGGTCTGGAAAATACGCCCGGTAACCCCTTCATCAAGACGATAGACCCCCCTCTGCTTCTCCTCAAGAGAAAGACCGTAGGAGGCATTGATGGAAAGCTGTCTTGTTTCGGGGTCATAAAGGGTCACTGTCGCCCGCTTCATGCTCAGGTTCTCCGAAAGGATACTGAGCACTCCGTCAAGGGCGGACTCCAAATCAATCGCCTGCTCAATGGCCTGACATATAGCGAGTAACGCCGAAAGCTTAAGTCCATGCAGTGAAGGATACATATTTGCAGCTTAGCAAGGGAAGTGCCACTTTCTAATTTGAAAATAAAACCTTTAATTTTAGTAAGTTAAAAAAAATACAATTTTGAAGTTATTGACATTTATGTAAATTACCACACTACAATGAACATTAATGGAAAAGTTGGCTCTGATTCTCAGGACATGATATACATTAAATAGTGAAAACCATTTCCTATAAAAATGGAGGAGCTATGCACGGTTGGGCAGGATGGATTCTACGGATTGATCTGGGCAGCGGAAAAATCAGCAGGAACGCGCTTGATCACTCAATCGCAAAGCAATTCATCGGCGGAAGGGGATTAAATTCACTGGTCCTTTTCAACGAAGTCAAACCGCACATTGATCCCCTCGGGGCTGAAAATGTTTACTGCCTGAGCGCCGGTCCCCTTTCCGGGACTCCCCTTGGATTAACCAGCCGGGTGGAGGTCAGCACCCTTTCCCCGTATTCCGGTATTCTGGGAGACGGCAACGCAGGAGGATCGCTGGCTTTTATGATGAAACGGGCCGGACTGGACCAGATTATCATCAACGGACAGGCCGGACGCCCCTGCTATCTGCTGATTGAAGATGATCGGGTGGAATTGATTGATGCCGGAGACCTCTGGGGACTTTCTGTCTGGGAAACCACGGATAAACTGCGTGAAAAACACGGCAGATCAGCCAGTGTGGCCTGCATTGGTCAGGCCGGGGAAAATCTGGTCAGGGTAGCGACCACCATGGTTGATAAGTATGCTTCCGCAGCACGCGGATCAGGTGCGGTACTAGGCTCCAAAAGGCTCAAAGCCATTGTGATTAAAGGCAGCCAACGGATTTCACTGGCTGCTCCCGAAGCTTTTAAAAAAATGGCCGACGAAGATCGTGAATTCTTCCGCAACTCGGAGTTCCAGAGCGAAGTGGTCGGACAGTACGGCACGCACATCGGCATGATGATGTGGGAGCCGGGGTTCCGCAATTATGAAAAATACTGGAACGGCAACGAAGTACCGGACAAGCTGCGCCCTGAAGCATGGAAAGACTTTTCACTGGGCAGACACGGTTGCCACGGCTGCCATGTCCGCTGCAAGGATTACTACCGTATCCCCTCCGGAGACCGGGCCGGTGAGACAGGCAAGGCCATGGAATACGAATGCATATTCTGCCTCGGCACCAATTGCGGGATAATAGATCCGGTGGCGATCATGGAGATGGAAAACATCTGCGACACCTACGGCATGGATGTGCTGGCCCTGGGTAACACCATCGCCATGCTCAAGGATTTATACAGCCGGGGATTGCTGGATAAAAAACTGGCTGACGGCCTTGATCTCAGTTGGGAAAACCATATCGACCAGATTGAACTGCTGCACCGCACTGCTCTGCGGCAGGGGCTGGGTAATCTCGTAGCAGAAGGTATGTACACCCTTGCCAAGCGGCTGGGGGGACAGGCCATGGATTATTGCTACCATGTTAAAGGCCTTTCACGCGGCCCCTACCCCAGCGGGGTTTTCTCGCTGGCTCACGCCACCTCCACCCGAGGAGCCGACCATTTACGCGGGCGTTCATGGGCTTTCAGCCAGCCGGACCCGGATATGTTTCCCATACTGAAGGAACAGGGGATGCTTCTGGAAAATGTTGATGATGACCCGGCCCCGGCTGTAATCACAGGAGAACGCATTACCACCCTGACTGACTGCATAGGACGCTGCAAGGGGGCGGTGAACAACTGGATAAGCGCCATGCCGCTGGTCTGGAAAAAGCCTGTATTTGAAGGTCTGGCGGAACTGCTTACTGCGGCAACAGGAATCGGGTACAATGCCGGGACTCTGGAACAGGCGGCGGACCGGGTATACGCGCTGGAACACGCTTTCAACATTCATCAGGGTACCTCCCGCCGGGATGACCGCATGCCCCAGAAGCCGGAAATCCGCGATACCGAAAATGGAAAGGCCGACCTGCGCAAACACGAAGAGCATTTAAGCCGCTATTACCAGTTGCGCGGCTATGATCTGCAGG encodes the following:
- the nifA gene encoding nif-specific transcriptional activator NifA codes for the protein MYPSLHGLKLSALLAICQAIEQAIDLESALDGVLSILSENLSMKRATVTLYDPETRQLSINASYGLSLEEKQRGVYRLDEGVTGRIFQTGEPYSVPDITKEPLFLDKTGARKIERAKTGFIGVPIILHSEPIGVLNVDRIFGDEIAAEEDIDFLKIVATLIGQFISLNEKILEREAALKRENTSLKYQISKKSKGLYIVGHSSAMVEVQRQLEKVAPTKATVLLLGESGVGKTLMAKIIHELSDRSKHPFIKVNCASIPENLLESELFGHEKGSFTGAASTRPGRFEEADGGTIFLDEIGEFPMNLQAKLLRVLQEKELERIGSNKTRNIDVRILAATNRDLGVLVERNEFRLDLYYRLNIFPITVPPLRERKEDITGLLNYFIQKMADDYGRKMFFTPAALDSLMIYDWPGNVREMQNLLERLVIMSDSEYITLEFLKSYLAPGQRGVPGNSGSESSSPAANDALPHCTSLKEVERNEVVAALERSGWIQYKAAETLGLSARQMGYRVKRYGLESMIAEGRARLRRMKKS
- a CDS encoding aldehyde ferredoxin oxidoreductase family protein codes for the protein MHGWAGWILRIDLGSGKISRNALDHSIAKQFIGGRGLNSLVLFNEVKPHIDPLGAENVYCLSAGPLSGTPLGLTSRVEVSTLSPYSGILGDGNAGGSLAFMMKRAGLDQIIINGQAGRPCYLLIEDDRVELIDAGDLWGLSVWETTDKLREKHGRSASVACIGQAGENLVRVATTMVDKYASAARGSGAVLGSKRLKAIVIKGSQRISLAAPEAFKKMADEDREFFRNSEFQSEVVGQYGTHIGMMMWEPGFRNYEKYWNGNEVPDKLRPEAWKDFSLGRHGCHGCHVRCKDYYRIPSGDRAGETGKAMEYECIFCLGTNCGIIDPVAIMEMENICDTYGMDVLALGNTIAMLKDLYSRGLLDKKLADGLDLSWENHIDQIELLHRTALRQGLGNLVAEGMYTLAKRLGGQAMDYCYHVKGLSRGPYPSGVFSLAHATSTRGADHLRGRSWAFSQPDPDMFPILKEQGMLLENVDDDPAPAVITGERITTLTDCIGRCKGAVNNWISAMPLVWKKPVFEGLAELLTAATGIGYNAGTLEQAADRVYALEHAFNIHQGTSRRDDRMPQKPEIRDTENGKADLRKHEEHLSRYYQLRGYDLQGRPSPERLKELGLEFVDRVLNENPANRQWDGPPMWELEDYPHGGKRS